GTATCGTTGCTAGTTTACAAGTTTGAACCGCAACTTGACAAGTCATGAAACCTGACCACGTTATAGATTTATGATTTATCTGGTTTCATCATTGGTCTTGATCTGTGCAGTGGGCAGAGGATTACAGTCCAAGATCAAGATTTACGGGTAGAAAATGTAGTTACTGTTCAGGGGTTAACATCTTCTGGATATTTATTAGCCATTGCTGATAATGGTGAGATGTGCGAGCTTCATCCGGATGGCAATAGGTAATATATTTCATAAAATAATATATGCTACTCTCTCATCCTAGGAAACGGCACACATTTgacttgtttttatttaaatcgtGAGTTTTTGAGTGTCGAAATGTACTTTTTAACTTCACATAATTATAACCATTGTTCCATGTTGACCCTTCAATACAATGAAGACTACCAAAGATTAGGCATAGAGTTATTGGTTTTTTTATGTTAACGTGTTTATTAGCAAACAAAAATGATCAGAAATAATGGATGACATAAATTGAAACCTTTTGTAGGATAAATATGTAGGTTAACACATTAATTATCTATaatattttcctttttttaaatttatgtaTGAAAAAGTGTTACGGGTCAAGTCAACCCAGTGTTTCTTATTTCAATCCAACCCATTATATGACCCATCTTTACTTGTTACCCTGACCCGTCCATCGTGCCACAGGTACTCAAAAGCCTGAAGAGTTTTGGACTTTTGGTTCATTAggattgtttttttttaacattacAATAACACCACTACTCCCTTATATGGAACTTGCTATCGAgtcatttttcttgttttttttgcTGTTTATGTCGCCTCACTAGTACTGAAGATACTGATTTTGTTTGTACAGCTTTGACTTTTTCAAAGGACTGGTGAGGAGAAAACTTATGTGACTTGATCGATATCCTCGTCGCGGTAGCTGCAAATGCTTCTTCAGCGTGTAACACTTGTAAAAGGAAAGAGCAACTTTGGTGCATTAACGTTAGGTGCGTGTtgcatttttttcaaaaatactTTCTTATAATAACTAAGGCAACCTTCCATTTTTAATCACTCGTTTAACttgatttatatattttttttgtttttaatagagaaaataaatataaaaatacgATACTTGCCATGGTACTTATAGTCTACTTCTGGTTGACACCAAACCAAACCTGTGTGTATGTAGTCATCCGTGTCATCTCACTTGAAGCATTGATGTAGAAAATTTGAATTAGTTGGTTCTTCACATCATTTATACCTTGTTTAACTCTCTCCTATCACCCGCATTTCATACGACTTGGAAGGTTGAGATCTATTCTATTATGAATCGTATCTTCTACGTCAACCAGTTAATGTTGAAACTTTATACGAACCACTGGGTGTCAGCCcagtggccaccgacacccatcTTAAAACCTGCAAGGGGGAGGTCGTAAGTTCGATTCTTACCCTGAGCAGACTGGGGAATTCACCGCCAGGGCGCTTGGTCGGGTAGCAAACTGGGGAGGGGATCCCTcccgcggtcaggggtaccgtgcattTACCCTTTTAAAAGACTAGGACGAAGAAGAAGTAGAAACAATATACTCACTGACATTTGTTATTACATGGTGAACCAACATCTaacaaaaaacaaatataaatccaaattaCATGAAAGACTTCAAGAAACAATCTATTACACTTGTGTTCATGCAAGTATCCTAGCTTGTTTGGTTTTAAGACATAAAAAGTAGATACCATAAGGTGAGGGTTGAACAAGTTGTACGCAAAAGCTGACCCACacccgaaaaaaaaaaaacttagcaTGGAAATCAAGAAGAAAGTAGATAGGAGAAGAGATTGTAAACTATGACAACTATGACTATGAAGATGATCTGATCGTATATCGAGATACCCTCATGTTTGTCAACTGCATCATTTAGATTTGAAGGTGAGCACTTTAGTTCAACAGAGTATGCTCCTTTGTCGTCGTCTTCTTTGATATCTGGCTCTATGTTTATCTCCCCAAATGCCGATCTGAACTCTCCATAGCTCCATTCCTTCACTCAAAACTTGTTAGTTGTAAGATTGTAAAACACCAAATCTCTATCGACCCCTACCACTAATCATAGCCAAAAActtctatatatgtatatatttatattggTTGGTTACGAATTACCTCAATTTGTTCTCCAATGGTGAAGACAATGGAATTAGGGTTGGTGCGGAATGTGAATGGTCCTTCGTCAGATAAGAGACGAAATTCACCAAATTCAGTTGGGATATGAAGGCCGACAGCAAATGCGGCTGAATCCCGTTTAGACCCGTCCAAAGCACGCGGAGTTTGAGATGATCGTGGGGTGTGAGGTTGAAGAGACGAGTTACTATGCTTGAATATGGTCATTCTTGTTTCGTTTTCCTTTATTTTCTTTCGAGGTTGCTTACCTCCATTGCTTCCTATAATCTTGGTCACATCTTTAGCGATCACTTCGAGCTTATTCGCAAGGCTATCCATTTTTTGTCTGCAGATGAACATCAGAATGTCATATTGTTTGCAGATTACATTATGTTTGCAGGCAGGCTGCAGACCAAGGTATGTTTTGCAATACGAAGATGTTCGATTGGCGTATAAAGTTTCGACAAAACATGAAAGCATATATCGATGATCAAACAATACATATAAATAACaaattaaatgtttttttttttttgttataaactTATAATGTAGTATTTTCTCATTTTGTTATAAAATTATAACAAATTCACTTTTTCCTAGATTTATAAATCTATTGatgaaacaaaaacaaaaaacttTCCTGCCGAGAACGAAAAGAACAAACCTGAACATCAGATACTGCTCATTACTCTTAACCTCCCGTCTCCTTTCAGCGGCGGCCATAGCGGATCGCGACCACGCCAGCTCCTCCCTATCACCATCTCGGCTCCACCTCTCCGCCAACAATCCAAAACAAAACTCGGCCTCGGTAAACGCCACCTGTAGCTCCTCGGGCGATATCCCATGTCCAACAATCCTAAACACCCCATACTTAACCGCGGAATCCAGCATATGCTGGATCGCCTTCTTGTCCTTGGATTTAATCAAACGGTAATCAACTTCTGCAATCTGCGGTCGGGTCATGTCGTCAGGCACATCGAATTCGGGGATGTTCTTCAACTTGTCAACGTGAATATTGTTGAATGAGGGATTGGAGATGCGCGGGTTGGGCATTGGAGATGGAGGTTGTGCAGGTGCCGATGTGAGGCGACTCCTAATTCGGGCAATGGCCATTTGATTTGGTGAATGTGAGATGGAAATGAGAAGATGGGAATTATAGTTATTGCTATTTGCATGGCGTGTTTTGTGGTACGTCGGGGTGCCTGGCACGTTTTCAGGCATTGGTGGCTTGTACGTTTCCATGCATTGGCTGCTTGTACTTTTGGAACTTAATATCATGTTGGATCTTGTACGAAAGAAAAATAGCATATTTAATAAACacccaatgtttttttttttctaaatcacTTTAAAAAATCCTTAAGATGTTATGACTTTTATTTTTCTCTGTATTCAGCTAAGTAAGTTTTCGAATTCGTTTAATATAACTAATAATTCCTTATTTTATTTAGATTAAATATATGGTTACGGATGAGGTTAAAACGATAAGTCCTTTTTTTTTGTGATCCGTGAAAACTCGCCAAAACAAATGACAATCAATTTTTATGTACTAACATTTATTAGTAacattaaataaaaaatttactCTCTTCTTTTAAATTACAACCGGTGTCCTTTACGTTTGCATCAAATTACAACCAGTGTCCTTTAACTAAAGAAATTACAGGCTCTGTCTTTTATGTTATTAGTATTtaacacgttatgtcctttaggcctaacctagTTAAGTTTTTTTGGTTAAGTCTTACTATGTGTCTCTCCCATGAGGGCAACATTGTCTTTTCATCtcaattttatattaaaaaatgaaataaataaataaatctcttTTGTCCTCTCCATTTTTCAGTCAATCGTTCCTTTTTTTCAGTTAATCCAAACAAAAATATAATGCATGGTTTGGAATTGGAATTATAATCAAAGTAAAATATTTAAATAATTAGTAGTCTtaatagttgttttttttttttttgatgaaaaTGGAGCACTATTTTGGAATTAAACTTTGTTTTCTTATCAAACCAATTTAAAGAACTAACCATTAGAATGGTCGGCTCATATTGTAAGACTTCACCAAGaaaattaactaggttagagttaaaggacataacatgctaAAAACTGGTAACATAAAGGATATAGCCTATAATTTCTTTAGTTAAAGGACACCGAATGTAATTTGATACAAATGTAAAGGATACCGGTTGTAATCTACTCATTTGTAAATGATAAATTAAAATTAtatatgtgtaattttttttttcatttaagaATACATGTTAATTTAAACGtataatttatttttatgtgGAATTAGCATTtttatttcattccaatcatcagggcaaattacataaggatggCAGCTAGGTTAGAGTTAAAGGACATAACAAGCTAAAAACTGGTAACATAAAGGACATAGCCTATAATTTCTTTAGTTAAAGGACACCGAATGTAATTTGATACAAAAGTAAAGCAGTAAAGGACACCGGTTGTAATCTACTCATTTGTAAATGATAAATGATAAACTAAAATTAtatatgtgtaattttttttttcatttaagaATACATGTTAATTTAAACGtataatttatttttatgtgGAATTTTAATAACAATGgtaaaataaatttattttttttttattttgataataaaTTAGCATTTTTATTTCAATtcaatcatcagggcaaattacataaggatagcaggtagacgagcaacaaactgcgccgccatctGTTTGGTTACAAACTGCGTCACCATCCGTTTGTTACCTTCTTTATTGTAATTTAATTTAAAGGTGTTTATATTATGTTACAGACGATGTTTCTACATATATTTTTAGGTATAAGAGCCTTACAACCAAACGGATGAGGTTTAAATGAGAACTCATATATTTTGTTAGAAAAGCGAGAATTTGGTGAAAAACCAATCAAATAAAAATATTGCAAGTCTCTTAAGAGAATTCATTTGCTTGCTAGATACGACATCTAAAGCAGTATATACTGTTGATGAAGAGTGAGCGTCTAGAAAATACAACTTGAACCAATAGCAAAAACGACATATGATTGTTGGATACTTATGTGTGTGTTTGATGTATTTTTGAAACCCAACAACCAGCTGGCTTTATACgaaaaaataacatatttaatGAACAAGCACTATTTTTTAGTTTAGATTTGCTTGATGTAGAGTTTATCATTTTATAAAGTTGTGGCCTAGTGGTTTGTTTTAAGTTTATTCATAACACGTTGCTTTTGGAGTTTGACaagtcaacattgtctgattatcTTTCTAAGGTATGAATGAATATCTCAAGACCTTCGTATGAAGGATTTGGCCTTCAAGCATCTTTTAATCGTTTGAATATCTTATTTTCATATCAATTATCATGTTTGTCATAATTCGGTTTTGAACGTTAATgttttcagattttttttaaatttttttggaaCTATGCTTTTACATTATTTTTCTCTAAATGTAAAATcgatttttttaaagtttttactTCAAATATTTTTCGTTTTCCAAACATAATATTTTAACCCACCGACTATAATACAAACTTTTTAAAACctaatataatttttaaaataacagttacataaattatttttaaattgTACAGACTgagtataataaaaaaaatcacgGTCTCAAAAGTCGTTAGACGATCCCTAGTCAGATTTGAAAGTA
The Helianthus annuus cultivar XRQ/B chromosome 6, HanXRQr2.0-SUNRISE, whole genome shotgun sequence genome window above contains:
- the LOC110865660 gene encoding uncharacterized protein LOC110865660, which gives rise to MAIARIRSRLTSAPAQPPSPMPNPRISNPSFNNIHVDKLKNIPEFDVPDDMTRPQIAEVDYRLIKSKDKKAIQHMLDSAVKYGVFRIVGHGISPEELQVAFTEAEFCFGLLAERWSRDGDREELAWSRSAMAAAERRREVKSNEQYLMFRQKMDSLANKLEVIAKDVTKIIGSNGGKQPRKKIKENETRMTIFKHSNSSLQPHTPRSSQTPRALDGSKRDSAAFAVGLHIPTEFGEFRLLSDEGPFTFRTNPNSIVFTIGEQIEEWSYGEFRSAFGEINIEPDIKEDDDKGAYSVELKCSPSNLNDAVDKHEGISIYDQIIFIVIVVIVYNLFSYLLSS